The Engystomops pustulosus chromosome 4, aEngPut4.maternal, whole genome shotgun sequence genome contains a region encoding:
- the QTRT1 gene encoding queuine tRNA-ribosyltransferase catalytic subunit 1, translated as MAAPKGHALLHRVLAECPVTKARACEMILPHGPVKTPVFMPVGTQGTMKGVTADQLRELGCEICLGNTYHLGMRPGPEVMKKVNGLHGFMNWDRNLLTDSGGFQMVSLVELSKVTEQGVHFTSPYDGKEILLTPEKSIEIQNALGSDIMMQLDDVVSSTITGPRVEEAMYRSIRWLDRCIKANQNPEKQNLFAIIQGGLNAELRKKCLDEMTKRDVPGFAIGGLSGGEEKDHFWRMVTLSTDHLPKDKPRYLMGVGYATDLVVCVALGCDMFDCVFPTRTARFGSALVPWGSLQIKNKLFDKDFQPIDKDCKCPTCQRYSRAYIHALFKSDTSAMHHITIHNIAYQLTLMRSVRDSILNGRFPQFVQDFMRTMYVTKDKYPQWAVDALKTVNITFE; from the exons atggcggcgcccaaagGACACGCGTTACTGCACCGGGTTTTAGCAGAATGTCCGGTAACGAAGGCTCGGGCCTGCGAAATGATATTACCGCACGGGCCGGTGAAGACCCCGGTGTTCATGCCGGTCGGGACTCAGGGCACGATGAAGGGGGTCACCGCCGATCAGCTGCGGGAGCTGGGCTGTGAGATCTGTCTTGGAAATACTTATCATTTGGGGATGAGGCCG ggcccagaggtAATGAAGAAGGTGAATGGCCTGCACGGCTTCATGAACTGGGACAGGAACCTACTGACT GACAGCGGTGGCTTCCAGATGGTCTCCCTGGTGGAGTTGTCCAAGGTTACAGAACAAGGGGTGCACTTTACGTCTCCTTATGATGGGAAAGAGATTCTCCTCACCCCGGAAAAATCAATTGAAATCCAGAATGCACTGG GCTCTGACATCATGATGCAGCTGGATGATGTAGTCAGCAGCACAATCACTGGTCCCCGTGTGGAGGAAGCCATGTACAG ATCCATCCGCTGGTTAGATCGATGCATCAAAGCAAACCAGAACCCGGAGAAACAGAACCTGTTCGCAATCATTCAGGGAGGACTGAACGCTGAGCTGCGAAAGAAGTGTCTAGATG AGATGACTAAACGAGACGTTCCTGGCTTTGCGATCGGTGGCCTGAGTGGGGGTGAGGAGAAAGACCACTTTTGGCGAATGGTGACTCTCAGCACGGACCACTTACCCAAGGACAAACCTCGCTATCTGATGGGAGTTGG ATACGCCACAGATCTGGTAGTTTGTGTCGCTCTGGGATGTGATATGTTTGACTGTGTGTTCCCCACGAGGACAGCT AGGTTCGGATCGGCGCTGGTTCCGTGGGGCTCCCTCCAGATAAAGAACAAACTGTTTGACAAAGATTTCCAGCCAATAGACAAGGACTGCAAATGTCCGACATGTCAGAG ATATTCCCGCGCTTACATCCACGCCCTCTTCAAGAGCGACACGTCCGCAATGCATCACATCACCATCCATAACATCGCTTACCAG CTGACCCTCATGCGCTCGGTGCGGGACAGCATCCTGAACGGACGTTTCCCTCAGTTTGTTCAGGATTTCATGAGAACCATGTACGTCACCAAGGACAAGTACCCGCAATGGGCTGTGGACGCCCTGAAGACTGTCAATATCACCTTTGAGTGA